A region of Streptomyces paludis DNA encodes the following proteins:
- a CDS encoding aldehyde dehydrogenase family protein has product MTSTHAFWLAGRQATGDDTFDVTSPWDNRLVGTVAVPTDAQIEEAVAAAHAVRDEFAATPAHVRAAALDHVSRRLAERTEEIARLISAENGKPLKWARGEVGRAVSVFRFAAEEARRFNGGEAQRLDTDAGGTGRLALTRRFPRGTVLGIAPFNFPLNLCAHKIAPAIAAGAPIILKPAPATPLSGLVLGELLAETDLPAGSWSVLPVPNDRMPALVQDERLPVISFTGSDKVGYAIMDSVPRKHCTLELGGNGAAVVLADYASDQDLDWAATRIATFSNYQGGQSCISVQRVIADASVYDRLVPRIVAAVEAQTTGDPADDTTDVGPLVSEDAARRVEGWVDEAVRAGAQLLTGGKRDGASYAPTVLAEVPADSTLAQEEVFGPVLTLQRVDGEAAAFGTVNGSKYGLQAGVFTHDLQAAFRAHRALEVGGVIIGDVPSYRADQMPYGGVKQSGVGREGVRFAMEDYTYERVLVLTGLDL; this is encoded by the coding sequence ATGACTTCCACCCACGCCTTCTGGCTCGCCGGCCGCCAGGCCACCGGCGACGACACGTTCGATGTCACCTCCCCCTGGGACAACCGGCTCGTCGGCACCGTCGCCGTGCCGACCGACGCCCAGATCGAGGAGGCCGTCGCGGCGGCGCACGCCGTGCGGGACGAGTTCGCCGCGACGCCCGCGCATGTACGGGCCGCCGCCCTCGACCACGTCTCGCGCCGGCTCGCCGAGCGCACCGAGGAGATCGCCCGGCTGATCTCCGCCGAGAACGGCAAGCCGCTCAAGTGGGCCCGCGGCGAGGTCGGCCGGGCCGTCTCCGTCTTCCGGTTCGCCGCCGAGGAGGCCCGCCGCTTCAACGGCGGCGAGGCGCAGCGCCTGGACACCGACGCGGGCGGCACCGGCCGGCTCGCGCTGACCCGTCGCTTCCCGCGCGGCACCGTCCTCGGGATCGCGCCGTTCAACTTCCCGCTCAACCTCTGCGCGCACAAGATCGCGCCCGCGATCGCGGCCGGCGCGCCGATCATCCTCAAGCCCGCCCCGGCGACACCGCTCTCCGGGCTGGTCCTCGGCGAGCTGCTGGCCGAGACGGACCTCCCGGCCGGCTCCTGGTCCGTACTGCCCGTGCCGAACGACCGGATGCCCGCCCTCGTCCAGGACGAGCGGCTGCCGGTGATCTCCTTCACCGGCTCCGACAAGGTCGGCTACGCGATCATGGATTCGGTGCCGCGCAAGCACTGCACCCTGGAGCTGGGCGGCAACGGCGCGGCCGTCGTCCTCGCCGACTACGCGAGCGACCAGGACCTCGACTGGGCCGCGACCCGGATCGCCACCTTCTCGAACTACCAGGGCGGCCAGTCCTGCATCTCCGTACAGCGCGTGATCGCGGACGCGTCCGTGTACGACCGGCTGGTGCCCAGGATCGTCGCCGCCGTCGAGGCCCAGACCACCGGTGACCCCGCCGACGACACCACGGATGTCGGTCCGCTCGTCAGCGAGGACGCCGCCAGGCGCGTCGAGGGCTGGGTCGACGAGGCGGTACGGGCCGGGGCCCAGCTGCTGACCGGCGGCAAGCGGGACGGGGCGTCCTACGCGCCCACCGTCCTCGCCGAGGTCCCCGCGGACAGCACCCTCGCCCAGGAGGAGGTCTTCGGACCCGTCCTGACGCTCCAGCGGGTGGACGGCGAGGCCGCGGCGTTCGGGACGGTGAACGGCTCGAAGTACGGCCTCCAGGCAGGGGTGTTCACCCATGACCTCCAGGCCGCCTTCCGCGCCCACCGCGCCCTGGAGGTCGGCGGCGTGATCATCGGCGACGTCCCGTCGTACCGCGCCGACCAGATGCCGTACGGCGGAGTCAAGCAGTCCGGGGTCGGCCGCGAGGGCGTGCGGTTCGCGATGGAGGACTACACGTACGAGCGGGTCCTGGTGCTGACGGGACTGGACTTGTAG
- a CDS encoding acyl-CoA dehydrogenase family protein, with protein MSAPPTRSTHSDPSRPSAPHERSGEPSGPPKVSEREARRVAEAAREQGWRRPSFAKEMFLGRFRLDLIHPHPLPAPDDVRRGEEFLAKARAFCETRIDGALIEREARIPDEVIRGLKELGALGMKIDTAYGGLGLTQVYYNKALALFGTASPAVGALLSAHQSIGVPQPLKLFGTPEQKDAFLPRLARTDISAFLLTEPDVGSDPARLATTAVRDGDAYVLDGVKLWTTNGVVADLLVVMARVPKPEGAEEAPEGSRGGITAFVVEADSPGITVEHRNAFMGLRGLENGVTRFHRVRVPAANRIGPEGAGLKIALTTLNTGRLSLPAMCVGAGKWCLRIAREWSGAREQWGRPVARHEAVGAKISFIAATTFALEAVVDLSSQMADEDRNDIRIEAALAKLYGSEMGWLIADELVQIRGGRGFETADSLAARGERAVPAEQMLRDMRINRIFEGSTEIMHLLIAREAVDAHLAVAGDIIDPDTSLSDKARAGAKAGRFYAGWLPKLVAGPGQLPGSYAEFHPAGHPDLAVHLRYVERTARKLARSTFYAMSRWQGRMETKQGFLGRIVDIGAELFAMSAACVRAEMLRANRDHGREAYQLADVFCRQARIRVEELFHRLWTNTDEPDRRVVDGVLAGTYTWLEEGAVDPSGTGPWIADAAPGPTERENVHRPIR; from the coding sequence ATGTCCGCTCCACCCACCCGCTCGACGCACTCCGACCCGTCCCGTCCCTCCGCACCGCATGAACGTTCCGGTGAACCTTCCGGCCCGCCCAAGGTCTCCGAGCGCGAGGCCCGCCGGGTCGCGGAAGCCGCCCGCGAGCAGGGCTGGCGCAGGCCGAGCTTCGCCAAGGAGATGTTCCTCGGCCGCTTCCGCCTCGATCTGATCCATCCGCACCCGCTGCCCGCGCCCGACGACGTACGGCGCGGCGAGGAGTTCCTGGCGAAGGCGCGCGCGTTCTGCGAGACCCGGATCGACGGCGCGCTGATCGAGCGCGAGGCCCGGATCCCCGACGAGGTGATCCGCGGCCTCAAGGAGCTGGGCGCACTCGGGATGAAGATCGACACCGCGTACGGCGGCCTCGGCCTCACCCAGGTGTACTACAACAAGGCCCTCGCGCTCTTCGGCACCGCCAGCCCCGCGGTCGGCGCGCTGCTCTCCGCGCATCAGTCGATCGGCGTACCGCAGCCGCTCAAGCTCTTCGGCACGCCGGAGCAGAAGGACGCCTTCCTGCCGAGGCTGGCCCGTACGGACATCTCCGCGTTCCTCCTCACCGAGCCGGACGTGGGCTCCGACCCGGCCAGGCTGGCGACGACGGCCGTGCGGGACGGCGACGCGTATGTGCTCGACGGGGTGAAGCTGTGGACGACCAACGGGGTCGTCGCGGATCTGCTGGTGGTGATGGCCAGAGTCCCGAAGCCGGAAGGCGCCGAAGAGGCCCCGGAGGGGAGCCGGGGCGGGATCACCGCGTTCGTCGTCGAGGCGGACTCCCCGGGCATCACGGTCGAGCACCGTAACGCCTTCATGGGCCTGCGCGGCCTGGAGAACGGCGTCACGCGCTTCCACCGGGTCCGGGTCCCGGCGGCGAACCGGATCGGCCCCGAGGGCGCGGGCCTCAAGATCGCCCTCACCACCCTCAACACCGGCCGGCTCTCGCTCCCCGCGATGTGCGTGGGCGCGGGCAAGTGGTGTCTGCGGATCGCCCGCGAGTGGTCGGGCGCCCGTGAGCAGTGGGGCCGGCCGGTGGCCCGGCACGAGGCGGTGGGCGCGAAGATCTCGTTCATCGCGGCGACCACGTTCGCGCTGGAGGCGGTCGTGGACCTGTCCTCCCAGATGGCGGACGAGGACCGCAACGACATCCGGATCGAGGCGGCCCTCGCCAAGCTGTACGGCTCCGAGATGGGCTGGCTGATCGCCGACGAACTCGTCCAGATCCGCGGCGGCCGGGGCTTCGAGACCGCCGACTCGCTGGCCGCCCGCGGCGAACGGGCCGTCCCCGCCGAGCAGATGCTCCGCGACATGCGGATCAACCGGATCTTCGAGGGCTCCACCGAGATCATGCATCTGCTGATCGCGCGCGAGGCGGTCGACGCGCATCTCGCCGTCGCCGGGGACATCATCGACCCGGACACCTCCCTCTCCGACAAGGCGCGGGCGGGCGCGAAGGCGGGGCGGTTCTACGCGGGCTGGCTGCCGAAGCTGGTCGCGGGCCCCGGCCAACTGCCCGGCTCGTACGCCGAGTTCCATCCCGCCGGGCATCCGGATCTCGCCGTACACCTGCGCTATGTCGAACGGACCGCGCGCAAGCTCGCCCGCTCCACCTTCTACGCCATGTCGCGCTGGCAGGGCCGGATGGAGACCAAACAGGGCTTCCTGGGCCGGATCGTCGACATCGGCGCCGAGCTGTTCGCGATGAGCGCCGCGTGTGTACGGGCCGAGATGCTGCGGGCGAACAGGGACCACGGACGCGAGGCGTACCAACTGGCCGACGTGTTCTGCCGGCAGGCGCGGATCCGGGTCGAGGAACTCTTCCACCGGCTCTGGACCAACACCGACGAACCGGACCGCCGGGTGGTGGACGGCGTCCTGGCCGGTACGTACACCTGGCTGGAGGAGGGGGCGGTGGACCCGAGCGGCACCGGCCCGTGGATCGCGGACGCGGCGCCGGGACCGACGGAACGGGAGAACGTGCACCGGCCGATCCGCTGA
- a CDS encoding zinc ribbon domain-containing protein, whose amino-acid sequence MSTEIYFSNNYRDLCEQQGTGAGFQFEFSCNRCQDTWRSPFEPYTSGRVAGWVGRGVNAAWGLFGRTGSGVSNAADGLAGAGYGSARDAAFQRAISNAQGHFNRCARCTNYVCNRCWNAEQGICLNCAPDTAAEAVAARQRGLNDMASERAYAAGQQAGQRFDGQAARQLVCPQCRAETRGSAFCPGCGHQLARPDTCGSCHADLPASAAFCPACGTRR is encoded by the coding sequence ATGAGTACAGAGATCTACTTCAGCAACAACTACCGGGACCTGTGCGAACAGCAGGGCACGGGGGCCGGCTTCCAGTTCGAGTTCTCCTGCAACCGGTGTCAGGACACCTGGCGCTCCCCGTTCGAGCCGTACACCAGCGGGCGGGTCGCCGGTTGGGTCGGCCGGGGCGTGAACGCCGCCTGGGGGCTGTTCGGGCGGACCGGCAGCGGGGTGTCGAACGCGGCGGACGGGCTGGCCGGGGCGGGGTACGGCAGTGCGCGTGACGCCGCCTTCCAGCGCGCGATATCCAACGCCCAGGGGCACTTCAACCGCTGCGCGCGGTGCACGAACTACGTCTGCAACCGCTGCTGGAACGCCGAGCAGGGAATCTGTCTCAATTGCGCGCCGGACACCGCCGCCGAGGCCGTCGCGGCCCGTCAGCGCGGGCTCAACGACATGGCCTCGGAGCGGGCGTACGCGGCCGGACAGCAGGCCGGGCAGCGCTTCGACGGCCAGGCGGCACGGCAGTTGGTGTGCCCGCAGTGCCGCGCCGAGACCCGGGGCAGCGCCTTCTGCCCGGGCTGCGGCCACCAGCTGGCCCGGCCCGACACCTGCGGGTCCTGCCATGCCGACCTGCCCGCGTCGGCCGCCTTCTGTCCTGCCTGCGGCACCCGACGATGA
- a CDS encoding M50 family metallopeptidase yields the protein MTILLTVLGILVFVVGLLFSIAWHELGHLTTAKMFGIRVPQYMVGFGPTLWSRKKGDTEYGIKAIPAGGYIRMIGMFPPGADGRIQARSTSPWRAMIEDARSAAYEELEPGDEKRLFYTRKPWKRVIVMFAGPFMNLILATVIFMSVAMSFGFQTQTTQVAGVQKCVISQSEQRDTCAQSDPVSPAQAAGLKKGDRIVAFNGERVADWATLSNLIRETIGPATITVDRDGTEQVLNATLAKNMVAAKDSKGEVIPDKYIPAGYLGFAAATEIVPLSFTDSVGRMGDMITNGVDSIIALPSKIPDLWSAAFGDGPRKDDSPVGVVGAARIGGEVMSLDIPAQNQIAMMLFLLAGFNLSLFLFNMLPLLPLDGGHIAGALWESATRRLARIFKRPDPGPFDVARLMPVAYVVAGIFVCFTLLVLVADVFNPVKIS from the coding sequence ATGACGATTCTGTTGACGGTCCTCGGCATCCTTGTGTTCGTCGTCGGGCTGCTCTTCTCCATCGCCTGGCACGAACTCGGCCATCTCACCACGGCCAAGATGTTCGGTATCCGGGTGCCGCAGTACATGGTCGGCTTCGGGCCGACCCTCTGGTCGCGCAAGAAGGGCGACACGGAGTACGGGATCAAGGCGATCCCCGCCGGCGGCTACATCCGCATGATCGGCATGTTCCCGCCGGGAGCCGACGGCCGGATCCAGGCGCGGTCCACCTCGCCGTGGCGCGCGATGATAGAGGACGCGCGCTCCGCCGCCTACGAGGAGCTGGAGCCCGGCGACGAGAAGCGGCTCTTCTACACGCGCAAGCCCTGGAAGCGCGTGATCGTCATGTTCGCGGGCCCGTTCATGAACCTGATCCTCGCCACCGTGATCTTCATGAGCGTGGCGATGAGCTTCGGCTTCCAGACACAGACCACGCAGGTCGCCGGCGTACAGAAGTGTGTGATCTCGCAGAGCGAGCAGCGCGACACCTGCGCGCAGAGCGACCCCGTCTCGCCCGCCCAGGCCGCCGGGCTCAAGAAGGGCGACCGGATCGTCGCGTTCAACGGGGAGCGCGTCGCCGACTGGGCGACGCTGTCCAACCTGATCCGCGAGACGATCGGCCCCGCCACCATCACCGTCGACCGCGACGGCACGGAGCAGGTGCTGAACGCCACGCTCGCCAAGAACATGGTCGCCGCGAAGGACTCCAAGGGCGAGGTCATCCCGGACAAGTACATCCCGGCCGGCTACCTCGGCTTCGCCGCCGCCACCGAGATCGTGCCGCTCTCCTTCACCGACTCCGTCGGCCGGATGGGCGACATGATCACCAACGGCGTCGACTCGATCATCGCCCTCCCCTCCAAGATCCCCGATCTCTGGAGCGCGGCCTTCGGCGACGGACCGCGCAAGGACGACTCCCCGGTCGGGGTGGTCGGCGCGGCCCGTATCGGCGGCGAGGTGATGTCCCTGGACATCCCGGCGCAGAACCAGATCGCGATGATGCTGTTCCTGCTGGCCGGCTTCAACCTCTCCCTCTTCCTCTTCAACATGCTGCCGCTGCTGCCCCTGGACGGCGGTCATATCGCGGGAGCGCTCTGGGAGTCCGCCACCCGCCGGCTGGCGAGGATCTTCAAGCGGCCCGACCCCGGTCCGTTCGACGTGGCGAGGCTGATGCCGGTCGCCTACGTAGTGGCGGGCATCTTCGTCTGCTTCACGCTGCTCGTCCTTGTCGCGGACGTCTTCAACCCCGTCAAGATCAGCTGA
- the ispG gene encoding flavodoxin-dependent (E)-4-hydroxy-3-methylbut-2-enyl-diphosphate synthase, with translation MTAISLGMPSVPTKLADRRVSRQIQVGSVAVGGDAPVSVQSMTTTRTSDIGATLQQIAELTASGCQIVRVACPTQDDADALATIARKSQIPVIADIHFQPKYVFAAIDAGCAAVRVNPGNIKQFDDKVKEIARAASDAGTPIRIGVNAGSLDARLLRKYGKATPEALVESALWEASLFEEHGFGDIKISVKHNDPVIMVNAYRQLAAQSDYPLHLGVTEAGPAFQGTIKSAVAFGALLSEGIGDTIRVSLSAPPVEEIKVGIQILESLNLKPRRLEIVSCPSCGRAQVDVYKLAEEVTAGLEGMEVPLRVAVMGCVVNGPGEAREADLGVASGNGKGQIFVKGEVIKTVPESKIVETLIDEAMKIAEQMERDGVPSGEPEVSVS, from the coding sequence ATGACCGCAATTTCTCTCGGAATGCCGTCCGTTCCGACGAAGCTCGCAGACCGGAGGGTCAGCCGCCAGATCCAGGTCGGGTCGGTGGCGGTCGGTGGTGACGCGCCGGTGTCGGTGCAGTCGATGACGACGACACGAACGTCGGACATCGGGGCGACGCTCCAGCAGATCGCGGAGCTGACGGCCTCGGGGTGCCAGATCGTACGGGTCGCCTGCCCGACGCAGGACGACGCGGACGCGCTGGCGACCATCGCCCGCAAATCGCAGATCCCGGTGATCGCGGATATCCACTTCCAGCCGAAGTACGTCTTCGCGGCGATCGACGCGGGATGCGCGGCGGTCCGGGTGAACCCGGGCAACATCAAGCAGTTCGACGACAAGGTCAAGGAGATCGCGCGGGCCGCCTCCGACGCGGGAACCCCGATCCGTATCGGGGTGAACGCGGGCTCGCTGGACGCGCGGCTGCTGCGGAAGTACGGCAAGGCGACGCCGGAGGCCCTGGTCGAGTCGGCGCTCTGGGAGGCGTCGCTCTTCGAGGAGCACGGCTTCGGCGACATCAAGATCTCGGTGAAGCACAACGACCCGGTGATCATGGTCAACGCGTACCGTCAGCTGGCGGCGCAGTCGGACTACCCCCTGCACCTCGGGGTGACCGAGGCCGGCCCCGCGTTCCAGGGGACGATCAAGTCGGCCGTGGCGTTCGGCGCGCTGCTCAGCGAGGGCATCGGGGACACCATCCGGGTCTCGCTGTCGGCCCCGCCGGTCGAGGAGATCAAGGTCGGCATCCAGATCCTGGAGTCGCTGAACCTGAAACCGCGCCGGCTGGAGATCGTCTCGTGCCCCTCGTGCGGCCGGGCGCAGGTCGATGTGTACAAGCTCGCCGAGGAGGTCACGGCCGGGCTGGAGGGCATGGAGGTCCCGCTGCGGGTCGCCGTCATGGGCTGTGTCGTGAACGGGCCCGGCGAGGCGCGCGAGGCGGACCTCGGAGTGGCCTCGGGCAACGGCAAGGGCCAGATCTTTGTCAAGGGCGAGGTCATCAAGACCGTCCCCGAGTCGAAGATCGTGGAGACCCTCATCGACGAGGCCATGAAGATCGCCGAGCAGATGGAGAGGGACGGCGTCCCCTCCGGTGAGCCCGAGGTCTCCGTCAGCTGA
- a CDS encoding GNAT family N-acetyltransferase — MLTQTTTRVLEPSELGAALAILESEPVANAFVTSRVQVAGLDPWRLGGEMWGWYADGRLRSLCYAGANLVPICATPEAVRAFADRARRTGRRCSSIVGPAEPTAQLWRLLEPSWGPAREVRAHQPLMVTEQLPAEVAPDPLVRRIRKDELETIMPACVAMFTEEVGISPLAGDGGLLYQARVAELVGAGRSFARIEDGKVLFKAEIGAATRQACQIQGVWVDPDHRGRGLSESGMAAVVRYALADVAPVVSLYVNDYNTPARAAYRRVGFREVGAFMSVLF, encoded by the coding sequence GTGTTGACGCAGACCACCACCCGGGTCCTCGAACCCAGCGAACTCGGCGCCGCGCTCGCCATCCTGGAGAGCGAGCCCGTCGCCAACGCCTTCGTGACCTCCCGCGTCCAGGTCGCCGGGCTCGACCCCTGGCGCCTCGGCGGCGAGATGTGGGGCTGGTACGCGGACGGACGCCTCCGCTCCCTCTGCTACGCCGGCGCCAACCTCGTCCCCATCTGCGCCACCCCCGAGGCCGTCCGCGCCTTCGCCGACCGCGCCCGCAGAACCGGCCGCCGCTGCTCCTCGATCGTCGGCCCCGCCGAGCCCACCGCCCAGCTCTGGCGGCTGCTGGAGCCCAGCTGGGGCCCCGCCCGCGAGGTCCGCGCCCACCAGCCGCTCATGGTCACGGAACAGCTCCCCGCGGAGGTCGCGCCCGATCCGCTCGTCCGCCGTATCCGCAAGGACGAGCTGGAGACGATCATGCCCGCCTGCGTGGCCATGTTCACCGAGGAGGTCGGTATCTCCCCGCTCGCGGGCGACGGCGGACTCCTCTACCAGGCGCGTGTGGCCGAACTGGTGGGCGCAGGTCGTTCGTTTGCCCGAATCGAGGACGGCAAGGTCCTCTTCAAGGCCGAGATCGGCGCCGCCACCCGCCAGGCGTGCCAGATCCAGGGCGTCTGGGTCGACCCGGACCACCGCGGGCGCGGCCTCTCCGAGTCCGGCATGGCCGCCGTCGTACGGTACGCCCTGGCCGATGTCGCGCCCGTCGTCAGCCTGTACGTCAACGACTACAACACCCCGGCGCGGGCCGCCTACCGCCGTGTCGGCTTCCGCGAGGTGGGCGCCTTCATGAGCGTGCTCTTCTGA
- a CDS encoding GNAT family N-acetyltransferase: MPSIPGSSPRTPDVQVGPLDLAARVDDALAVQALAFGLSEEEVGVRRHIVLRHNLQRGCRALGATTADGRLVGFVYGLPNDRVHWWSTVVEPYLRVTGDDGWLDDSFVITELHVHPAFQARGIGRALITTLTDGAGQPRSILSAIDTESPARRMYRSLGYADLARQVHFPSAPTPYAVMGAPLPLRRPGTAGSGAGGI; this comes from the coding sequence ATGCCGAGCATCCCCGGGAGCAGCCCGCGCACCCCCGACGTCCAGGTCGGCCCCCTCGATCTCGCCGCCCGCGTCGACGACGCCCTCGCCGTACAGGCCCTCGCCTTCGGACTCAGCGAGGAGGAGGTCGGCGTACGCCGCCACATCGTGCTGCGCCACAACCTTCAGCGCGGCTGCCGCGCCCTCGGCGCCACCACCGCCGACGGACGGCTGGTCGGCTTCGTGTACGGCCTGCCCAACGACCGCGTCCACTGGTGGTCCACCGTCGTCGAACCGTATCTGCGCGTCACCGGCGACGACGGCTGGCTCGACGACTCCTTCGTGATCACCGAGCTGCATGTCCACCCCGCGTTCCAGGCGCGCGGCATCGGCCGCGCCCTCATCACCACCCTCACGGACGGCGCCGGGCAGCCCCGGTCGATCCTGTCCGCCATCGACACCGAGAGCCCGGCCCGCCGGATGTACCGCTCGCTCGGCTACGCGGACCTCGCCCGGCAGGTCCACTTCCCGAGCGCCCCCACGCCGTACGCCGTGATGGGCGCGCCCCTCCCGCTGCGCAGACCGGGTACGGCGGGATCGGGCGCGGGGGGAATCTGA